From Anaeromusa acidaminophila DSM 3853:
AAAATGGGAGACGTTGCTGTCCGCACTCGTATAATCGTCTGCGGGTCTAAGCCGCCGCCACTCTTTTCCAGAATGAAGGCATCCTTTAGCTTTTTCCCGATTGCCGCCGCGATTTTCTCAGCAGTCGGCTTGGTAACCGCAGTCCCACGAACCGCCTCCTTCAATGTGGGCATCGTCACGCCTGCCTTTCTTGAAGTGGGACGCCATGAGCCTTTCGGCAGATAGGCGGGGTCTTTCAATCGGTAGGTTTCAGTCGTTCTGCCATTATTGAGCAGCAGATTGAACAATTCATCAATCCTTGCTGTGGTGACGTCCTTCAGCTTCAGATGGCCGATGTACGGCAGCACATACAAATCAATCAGTTTTCGGTTGCCGTACATGGTAGCTTCTTTCAGCTTATGCGGCGCGATCTGCTTGTAATACCACTCCACCAGTTCCACAAAGCGAATGTTCTCATTCATATTCGCCATGCCCTGGCACTTCTTCTCAAATTCGTGAGCAAAGGCCAGCGCCAGTTTTTCAGCCTTGCCGGGAGTAACACCCTCCGGCGGTTTGAAGGTCGTGGTTTTTCTGATTTGGCGTCCTTTTAAGTCATAGCCAAGGGACACCATGATGCGAAAGGTATCGCCCCGCTTATTAACACTCGGCATCGTCCTTCACATCCTTTTTCAAACGAATGCTTACCGAGAAGCCGCTTTCCGCAAACAGCGTACCCTGCTCATGGCATCTAACCATTTCCGCGCGGATAAGGCTCTCGACCGCCGCTTTGCCATATTCATCAAGCCTAAGGTATGCAGTCACTGTTTCATTGAAGCTGTCTTCCGCTGCCCACACGCCAAGTTGGTCGATATCTTCCTCAGTCATTTTAGGAGAAGAAGCATCGTTGGAGTAGCCAAGAATGTAGTCTATTCGCTTATCGAAGATCTCCGAAAGCT
This genomic window contains:
- a CDS encoding helix-turn-helix domain-containing protein; this encodes MFADRLKEIRTEKGITQVQLAETMGVSKGTVAMWETGKREPNFETLNQLSEIFDKRIDYILGYSNDASSPKMTEEDIDQLGVWAAEDSFNETVTAYLRLDEYGKAAVESLIRAEMVRCHEQGTLFAESGFSVSIRLKKDVKDDAEC